A genomic segment from Candidatus Brocadia sinica JPN1 encodes:
- a CDS encoding TPR end-of-group domain-containing protein — translation MKTETKNRFLNSITLPNYEFIITAPEFKKEGEEFTIWFFEGILEKNPNYVDCLLYLGNAYTTHGMYEKGLSVDQKLSRLRPNDPLVHYNLACSYALLKNIDAAFEVLEKAIALGYKDIYHLERDKDLAYLREDVRYQKLIEKIKKR, via the coding sequence ATGAAAACAGAAACGAAAAACAGATTTCTCAACTCGATTACACTGCCGAATTATGAGTTTATCATTACCGCGCCTGAATTTAAAAAAGAAGGGGAGGAATTTACTATTTGGTTTTTTGAAGGTATCCTTGAAAAGAATCCAAATTATGTAGATTGCCTTCTGTATTTAGGCAATGCGTATACGACACATGGTATGTATGAAAAAGGCCTTTCGGTAGATCAGAAGTTAAGTCGCCTTAGACCAAACGACCCTCTGGTCCACTATAACCTTGCTTGTAGTTATGCGCTGCTGAAAAATATTGACGCCGCATTTGAAGTACTGGAAAAGGCAATTGCGTTAGGTTATAAAGATATCTATCATCTGGAAAGGGACAAGGATCTGGCTTATCTAAGAGAAGATGTTCGGTATCAAAAATTGATTGAGAAAATCAAAAAACGTTAA